From a single Paenibacillus sp. FSL W8-0426 genomic region:
- a CDS encoding ABC transporter permease codes for MGRNGKLSNLYLTIVFLILYAPIAYLIFYSFNSGGHMRNFEGFTLEWYREVFADTRLLIIVLNTFIIALLSSAISTILGIAGALAIYHVRRKRTKNTLLSLNNVLIVSPDVIIGASFLILFTMIGIKLGFTSVLLSHIAFSVPIVVIMVLPKLQEMSPTLMDAARDLGAGSWQVLTRVVLPYVKPGIFAGFFMALTYSLDDFAVTFFVTGNGYSTLSVEIYSRARQGVSLSINALSTLLFLLTVLLVIGYYFINRRAAKTPAGRGLRP; via the coding sequence GTGGGAAGAAACGGAAAGCTGTCTAACCTGTATTTGACGATCGTGTTTCTGATTTTGTACGCACCGATTGCATATCTGATTTTCTATTCATTCAACAGCGGCGGGCATATGCGGAACTTCGAGGGTTTCACCCTGGAGTGGTACCGGGAAGTGTTCGCAGATACGCGGCTGCTGATCATCGTGCTGAACACGTTCATCATCGCGTTGTTGTCCTCGGCGATTTCAACGATTCTCGGCATTGCCGGAGCGCTGGCGATCTATCATGTACGTCGCAAACGGACGAAAAATACGTTGCTCTCGCTGAACAACGTGCTGATCGTTAGTCCGGACGTCATTATCGGCGCATCGTTCCTGATCCTGTTCACCATGATCGGCATCAAGCTGGGATTCACTTCGGTCCTGCTCTCGCACATTGCGTTCAGCGTGCCGATCGTGGTCATCATGGTACTGCCGAAGCTGCAGGAGATGAGCCCAACGCTGATGGACGCGGCACGTGACCTCGGCGCGGGCTCGTGGCAGGTGCTGACGCGAGTGGTGCTGCCTTACGTGAAACCAGGCATTTTCGCCGGATTTTTCATGGCGCTGACTTACTCGCTGGATGACTTTGCTGTTACGTTCTTTGTGACGGGCAACGGTTATTCCACGCTTTCGGTGGAGATTTACTCCAGGGCGAGACAAGGGGTATCCCTGTCCATCAATGCGCTGTCCACATTGCTGTTCCTGTTGACGGTGCTGCTGGTGATCGGGTATTACTTCATTAACCGCCGCGCCGCGAAAACGCCTGCCGGAAGGGGGCTGCGCCCATGA
- a CDS encoding ABC transporter substrate-binding protein, with amino-acid sequence MKQLVRTFALVFIAAFAFMILASYLNRSQGYSGGNTLTIYNWGDYIDPDLLTEFEEETGIKVIYQTFDSNEAMLTKIEQGGTTFDVAIPSEYAISKMKEENLLVPLDHNKLPNLKFIDPRFLNLSFDEDNRYSIPYFWGTVGIVYNPELVDGLTFNSWNDLWDSRLKNQILLLDGAREVIGMGLNSLGYSLNDTNEDHLQQALAKLSTLTPNVRAIVGDEIKMLLANEEAAVGLVWSGDASEIMDENDKLDYVVPEEGSNLWFDNMVIPKTARNIDGAHQFINFMLDPENAARNAEYVGYSTPNAEALKLLPEDISGDERFYPDETLTGKLEVYDNLGKKMLSHYNDLFLEFKMHSK; translated from the coding sequence ATGAAACAGCTGGTACGGACGTTTGCGCTGGTATTCATTGCGGCCTTTGCCTTTATGATCCTGGCATCTTACTTGAACCGAAGCCAGGGGTATTCCGGCGGCAACACGTTGACGATCTATAACTGGGGCGATTATATCGATCCCGATCTGTTGACCGAATTTGAAGAGGAAACGGGCATCAAGGTCATCTACCAGACCTTCGATTCCAATGAGGCGATGCTGACGAAGATCGAGCAGGGAGGAACCACCTTCGACGTGGCGATCCCTTCCGAATATGCGATCAGTAAAATGAAGGAAGAAAACCTGCTTGTCCCGCTCGATCACAACAAGCTGCCCAATCTCAAATTCATCGATCCCCGGTTCCTTAACCTGTCGTTCGATGAGGATAATCGCTATTCCATCCCGTACTTCTGGGGAACGGTCGGCATCGTGTACAATCCCGAGTTGGTCGATGGGCTGACGTTTAACAGCTGGAACGATCTGTGGGATTCCCGGCTCAAAAACCAGATTTTGCTGCTCGACGGTGCTCGTGAGGTCATCGGCATGGGCTTGAACAGCCTGGGGTACTCCTTGAACGACACCAATGAGGACCACTTGCAGCAGGCTCTGGCCAAATTGTCCACCTTAACGCCGAACGTGCGGGCGATTGTCGGAGACGAGATCAAAATGCTGCTTGCCAATGAAGAGGCGGCCGTAGGCCTCGTGTGGTCGGGAGACGCTTCCGAAATCATGGACGAAAACGACAAGCTGGATTACGTGGTGCCTGAAGAAGGCTCGAACTTGTGGTTCGACAACATGGTTATTCCGAAGACAGCCCGCAACATCGACGGGGCACACCAGTTCATCAACTTTATGCTTGATCCCGAGAATGCGGCCCGCAACGCCGAGTATGTCGGTTATTCCACGCCGAATGCCGAGGCCTTGAAGCTGCTGCCAGAGGACATTTCCGGGGATGAGCGCTTCTATCCGGACGAGACGCTGACGGGCAAGCTGGAAGTATACGATAATCTGGGCAAAAAAATGCTGTCCCACTACAACGACTTGTTCCTTGAGTTTAAAATGCACAGCAAATAA
- a CDS encoding ABC transporter permease: MQTKASTRNAYLIPYVIWMVLFVVAPVLLVVYYSFFDVEGNFTLGNYAEFFTPVYMKMTLSSFWYAFLITVFSLLVSYPTAYLLTRTKHKQLWLLLIILPSWINLLLKAYAFIGLFGTYGLTNSLLEVVGIGTQQILFTDFSFIFVSVYIFIPFMILPIFNALEEMNPSLIYAARDLGASSWLTFRRVIFPLTLSGVKSGCQAVFIPALSLFMITRLIAGNRVITLGTAIEQHFLVTQDWGMGSTIAVFLIIAMAVIMFLTGSGRKEVRGGKKRKAV; encoded by the coding sequence ATGCAGACTAAGGCGAGCACGCGCAATGCGTATCTGATTCCCTATGTCATATGGATGGTATTGTTCGTCGTTGCCCCGGTGCTGCTCGTGGTGTATTACTCGTTCTTCGACGTTGAAGGGAATTTTACGCTCGGCAACTATGCCGAATTTTTTACGCCAGTGTACATGAAGATGACGCTCAGCTCGTTCTGGTACGCGTTTTTGATCACCGTGTTCTCTTTGCTGGTATCCTATCCGACGGCTTACCTGCTGACACGGACCAAGCACAAGCAGTTATGGCTGCTGCTGATCATTCTGCCGAGCTGGATCAACCTGCTGCTCAAGGCATATGCCTTTATCGGCCTGTTCGGAACATACGGGCTGACCAATTCCCTGCTTGAAGTGGTCGGCATCGGCACACAGCAAATTTTGTTTACCGACTTCAGTTTCATATTCGTGTCGGTCTACATTTTTATTCCGTTCATGATTTTGCCGATCTTCAATGCGCTGGAAGAAATGAATCCGTCGCTGATCTATGCGGCCCGCGATCTGGGGGCTTCGTCCTGGCTGACGTTCCGCCGGGTCATCTTTCCCCTGACGCTGAGCGGCGTGAAATCCGGCTGCCAAGCCGTCTTCATTCCGGCGTTGTCCCTGTTTATGATCACTCGTCTGATCGCGGGGAATCGGGTCATTACGCTGGGGACGGCGATCGAGCAGCATTTTCTCGTCACCCAGGATTGGGGCATGGGTTCGACGATTGCCGTCTTTTTGATCATTGCGATGGCAGTCATCATGTTTCTGACCGGATCTGGCAGGAAGGAGGTGCGCGGTGGGAAGAAACGGAAAGCTGTCTAA